Below is a genomic region from Neovison vison isolate M4711 chromosome 9, ASM_NN_V1, whole genome shotgun sequence.
TGTCAGACTCAGTCCTACTCTGCCAGCCGCGGCAGTGTGGGGGCGTTCCGTGGTTTCCTCACTACCCCCGTTGATAGGCAGGACCCCCTACCAGCCGTGATTATTCAGCCTCAATCCTATACCTCTTCCGAGTCCTGCTCTAGGGTGAACATGGCCAAAGAGTCGAGTGGCGAAAATGGAAGCAGCAGAGTAAGTAAggggctggagtggaggggaTCTGTTTAGCCTTGCCCGAGGCTGCTCCAGCAGGGCGCTTCCGAACCTGGGGAGAGCCTTCGGGTTTGTCCCTCTGGGTCGCCCAGCACCCAAAACGGGAAAGGAAGGGCTCACTAAGCAACACTGGAGAGCCCAGGCTGACCTTACTGGGAGGGCACCATCTCCAGGACTGCTCTATGTCCTTCTCCCCTCCACCAATCCAAGTGTCCTCTTctccagagaaagaggagaaaaagaagtggAAGGATCTCAAGCTGATGAAAAAACTGGAGCGGCAGCGGGCACAGGAGGAACAGGCAAAGCTCCAGCGGGAAGAAGAGGCAGCTGCACAGAGGGAGGACCAGGGTGAGCAGGCTGTCGTGGGCAGGGAAGAGAATGTCATATCTGTAAGAGTTGTTAGAGACCAGTGGGTCccgagggagaaactgaggcccagagaatggGAAAACCTGAGTCCTAACCTCATACTTAGTTAGATTTCAGTCTTTTGGAGCCTAAACATCACATATCATAACCTTACACCTCcagaaatcatcatcatcataatgacagttttatatatatatatatatatatattaaagattttatttatttgacaggcagagatcacaagtaggcagagagagagaggtggaagcaaggcccctgctgagcagagagcctgattcgggggtTGATCCcgagaccccaggatcatgacctgagctgaaggcagaggatttaacgccctgagccacccaggcacccctatttttttttttactttttattgagcactttctgTGTGCTTTAATCgagtttttcatttacttattttgattttgttttttaaggaagctctacacccaacatgaggcttgaactcacaaccctgagatcaagagttgtatgctccaccaactaagccagccaggcaccccttattttgattataataagagtttgccttttttttctcttgttaaataATACCTGTTCAAAACAGCCCCCCTCCCAAAAATGCAGAatactgtaaaaaagaaaaatcctagcAAACCTGGCAGTGTAAGTTTCTCCAGATGTTATGTTATATCCACTCATAGATACATATGTAGAGAATATATAGATACAGTTTTACAAAAGTGAGACCACTTTATCCATTAGCTTCTGGACGTGGTTTTTCTCATTCCACATTGTGCCCTGTGTGTTCTTCCACATCAGTACATCTGGATCTACCCTAACAAATTGTATCTTTTCTCCTTGTCTAGACTCAAACCTCAGGAGGGTTAGGGTGTCATAATGTGCCTTCTGAGCCCATTGGATACCAGTGATGATGGTGACAGTGGGGACAGAAACCAAGGAAATGCTTCCTGAGTGTTCCCTTATGTGGCTCCCTTTGGGCGACTCTGGGAGGGAGAATATGGTGATCTCCCTGGAGTTAAACAGCCTAAACCCATATCTCTGCTGTCTTGCcttttgtgtgaccttgggccacaTGTTTGATCTCTCTGGGTCCCACCTCTCAGTGGGGATCATAGTAATAGTTCTGAGGGTTATGGGGtaaatacatacagaaaaggTCTAATAATATTAGTTctttttattatccccatttgcCAGCTGGAGAACCGAGGGAGTAATAGGCAGAGCCAGCATATGAACTTGGCCGGTACCTCTAACCCCTCTCCAGCCTTGCCCAGTGGTGTGCCCTGCTCACAGgagccttggggaccaggaggtcCATTTTCCTCCTGGGTAGATTGAGGCCTGGAAAGGGGAGTTGGATCTATTTTGCTGGCCTCAAAATTCCTCCCAGGGGGAAAGTTCTCTAACTCTGGGCTCTGGGattagagggagggagggaaagttcAGCCCTAGCCTCTCAGACTGACCATGAATGCCCTTCCACTTCCCAGGTCGGCCCTACACCCTGAGCGTGGCCCTGCCAGGCTCTATCCTGGACAATGCCCAGTCACCAGAGCTTCGCACCTACCTGGCTGGCCAGATCGCCAGGGCCTGCACCATCTTCTGTGTGGATGAGATTATAGTGTTCGATGAAGAAGGCCAGGAATCCAGGTGAGCTGCCATCCAACAGTGCATGGGTCCTCAGCAAGGAGGGAGGGACTGCTAGGATTGACTTTGCTTGGTCCTTGTCGCTGCCTGCCTGGGCTGAGAACACTGTCCCTGGTGAATCTGGTGGGAAGAGTCACAAAGCAGGGGCACTGCAAGGGTCAGATTGGGTAGAGGAACTCTTGAAGGGACCACAGTAGGCTCTGGAAaccctgtctttctctttccaggACCGTGGAGGGAGAATTCAGGGGAGTCGGCAAGAAAGGGCAGGCGTGCGTGCAGCTTGCTCGGATCCTGCAGTACCTGGAGTGTCCACAGTGAGGGCGTGAAGGGCGGACTTCCCTGAACTTGACAGGGAGGAGCAGGGTGGTCGAGGTGCAGGTCAGGCAGGGGCAGCCTCCCCCACAAACTTCCTGAGGTCCATGTTCTTTACTAGGTACCTAAGAAAGGCGTTCTTCCCCAAGCATCAGGATCTCCAGTTTGCAGGTAAGGCTGCAAGGGGGTACTGACCCCCATTTCTCAGAGTTCATCTCCCAGACCCTGAGAAATGGCTGCGCAGTTGAGAAAACTGGCCCAGGCAGGGCAAGGCCTGTGCCTGGTGGAGAGTGGCAGGTCTGTGGCAGGCCTGAAACTTGGACCGGGGCTCCAGTGTTCCTGCCATACCACTAGGTGCCTTTGCATCTCCCAACACACAGGGCTTCTGAACCCCTTGGACAGCCCTCACCACATGCGTCAGGATGAGGAGTCCGAGTTCAGAGAAGGCATCGTGGTGGACCGGCCCACCCGGCCAGGCCATGGGTCCTTTGTCAACTGTGGCATGAAGAAGGTAGGGATGGGGAGAGCAGGCTGGGACATACGTTCTGGACTCGCGACGGCCACAGAGGGCAGGCAGGGTCTAGGGAGCCCTGGACCCAGGCATCTGTGCTTGCAGTTCGCCCATGATGTAGACTTGGGCCAAAGAAATGCCCCCGAACAGGGGTTGGTAGCTAAAGCCTAGAGCAAATGTActgtttcttaaaaagtaaatgaacagAAGGTAGTCCTCACGCTTAGACCCAAAACAACCCAACCATAACCCTACAGAAATAAGTTCAGAATCCTTCTGGGGCAGCTCTGGCAGGACGCAGAGCCACACTGGGATTGGCGCCTTTGTCTGCCACCTGCTTATTCTCAAATCTT
It encodes:
- the SPOUT1 gene encoding putative methyltransferase C9orf114 homolog; translated protein: MAERVKKRPCGPGEHGQRVEWRKWKQQKKEEKKKWKDLKLMKKLERQRAQEEQAKLQREEEAAAQREDQGRPYTLSVALPGSILDNAQSPELRTYLAGQIARACTIFCVDEIIVFDEEGQESRTVEGEFRGVGKKGQACVQLARILQYLECPQYLRKAFFPKHQDLQFAGLLNPLDSPHHMRQDEESEFREGIVVDRPTRPGHGSFVNCGMKKEVKIDKNLEPGLRVTVQLNQKQLPESKTYRGKVVSSQDPRTKAGLYWGYTVRLASCLSAVFAEAPFQDGYDLTIGTSERGSDVTSAQLPSFRHALVVFGGLQGLEAGVEADPNLEVAEPSVLFDLYVNTCPSQGSRTIRTEEAILISLAALQPGLTQAGARPS